CCCCGCGGCGTACGTCGAGCTGTGGCTCAAGGACGCCGGCCACCACCCCTCGACCGGGGCGGTCCGGCTCGAGGACTACCACCAGCGCTACGACACCTGGCTGTCGTGGTTCGACGAGCAGGCCATCGAGGCGGTCGGCTTCGGCTGGATCCACCTGCACCGGCGTACCGGCTCCGAGGCCGGCGGCCCGGCCCGCGAGCTGCTCAGCTGGCCCTACGACGTCGAGCAGCCGATCGCGCCCGCGGTCGCGGCCTGGGGCCGGGCGGTGCACGCGGAGGCCGGCCCGGGCGCCCGGCTGACCCTGCGCCCCGACGTGCGCCAGGAGACCCTCGGCCCGGTGGGCGCCGAGGACCCCGAGACGATCGTGCTGCGCCAGCAGACCGGCCTGCGCCGTGCCCGCACCGCCGACACCGTGGTGGCCGGCCTGGTGGGCGCCTGCGACGGTGACCTGGAGGTCGGGCAGATCCTCGACGCGCTCGCCGAGATCCTCGACCTCGATCCCGCCGCCACCCGCGAGGACTACCTGCCGGTGGTCGCCGAGCTGGTGCGCGAGGGGTTCCTCGTCAGCGAGACCGTCAGCGGGTGAGGGCCGGGGTGACGTCGGTGTGGGTGAAGTCGTCGCCGACGAACAGCAGCGGCTCTCCTGTCACCCTGGCCAGCGCGTAGGAGAACGTGTCGCCCAGGTTGAGTCGAGCGGGAGAGCCGGAGCCCTTGCCGAAGCGTCGGTAGGCGTCTGTCGCGACCTGCGCCATCTCCGGGGTGAAGTCGACCAGGCGTACTCGTGCGCGGCGCAGGAATGCATCGAATTCGGCGATGCTCCGACCACGAGCCACGACCGTCGCCTCGACGTAGGTGGGGGTGGCCATCAAGGGCTGTGCGGCGGCGGCCAACGTCTCGAAGACCGCGTCTGCGTCCCCCTCGTCCAGCACCATGGCGATCACTGCGGAGGAGTCGATGATCAACGGGGAAGCCCCAGGTCGTCGTACAGGTCGTCGTCGGTGAGGAGCGGCTCGTCGCCGGAGTCGCGCACCCTGCGTGCGAGCTCCCTCAGCTCATCCACGGTCGCTCGTCCAGGGTGCGCGGGCTCCCGCTCCACCGCTTCAGCGAGCGCCGCCCGGACGGCCGCGGTCATGGACGTGCCGCGTCGTTCGGCCAGCTCTCGGGCCAGCCGGTAGACCTCGGGATCCTTGAGGTTCAACGTGGGCACCTCTCGAGGGTACGTCCGGTTCTACCGTCGAGGGTAGAACGATCGCCGCAGGTGCTCGTCGGGCTCTCCACAGGTGCTCCGAGACCGCCCACCGCAGCCTCTCGGGGAGGGCCAGGTCGCCGGCACGCGCTACCGTGAGCGGCGCCGAGGCCCTCGAGGGCACGGTCCGCAGCAGCGAGAAGCAACCCCCCGATCGAAGGAACGACCAGCCCCGTGGCACACAAGCTCGTCATCGTCGAGTCCCCGGCCAAGGCCCGCACCATCGGCGGGTACCTCGGCCAGGGCTACGTCGTCGAGTCCTCCATCGGTCACATCCGCGACCTCCCCAACTCCGCCGCGGACACCCCGGCCAAGATCAAGGACAAGCCGTGGGGGCGGCTCGCGGTCGACGTCGACAACGGCTTCGAGCCCTACTA
This genomic window from Nocardioides marinus contains:
- a CDS encoding type II toxin-antitoxin system VapC family toxin produces the protein MIIDSSAVIAMVLDEGDADAVFETLAAAAQPLMATPTYVEATVVARGRSIAEFDAFLRRARVRLVDFTPEMAQVATDAYRRFGKGSGSPARLNLGDTFSYALARVTGEPLLFVGDDFTHTDVTPALTR
- a CDS encoding type II toxin-antitoxin system VapB family antitoxin, translating into MPTLNLKDPEVYRLARELAERRGTSMTAAVRAALAEAVEREPAHPGRATVDELRELARRVRDSGDEPLLTDDDLYDDLGLPR